GAATCATTTTACTTCACAGGGGAATATCATCGAACAACTGGATGGCAAAATGTGGAGAAAGTCAAATGAGTAGACAACCACTTGAGGTTCCGAAATCTGAACGAGCTGCGTAGTAAATCACGAACCGCTAATACGAATCACTAATAATCATCAATCTAATGCGTCGTTCACAGATTTGAAGAACGATGCTTTGAAGTTTGAAGGACGATGAGGAAGGAATCTCTTCAAGGTAGACTAGCAGCAATTAACACGCTTCTTTCGTGTTTGAGGTTTTACGTTGTTTTAAAACTAACCGGCGGATGTATTCAATAGGTTGGTTTATGTTTAACCGGAAACTGCTCGGTTCAACCACTCAtctattttttagttttctacTCCTAAAAAAATGTAACTTTCGAACACTTTTTTCACCGGAAAAACGTCAATAAAATCCCAAACTTAACAAAATAAGCTAAAAAAAGCCTCAACTTTTAAGTAAACCAAAATATTcccaaactttaaaaaaaattccaaaataatCGTAAACTTATGTTTGACTCCGTCGTTTTAAGCATCCCCAAGTTAACTGTTAACTTTTTATAAACTTCCGTTAATTAATAAACGATGAGTTTTACtctatcataaaaaaaaaaactcgtcgTCTTCTCTTTTTCTCCATCGAtaataaaccctaattcccaaTATCATTCACCTAAATCCATAGATTACTACACAGGAAACAAGCTTAACTCTTGACTATTTGAAGAAAACAGATGGAGAGGCCGAAGAAGCTTGATCATAAACGTCGTAAAAAGAAAGCTACATCGAGTGAAACAATTGAAGAGGAGCACGATGCAGGGAAAGGTCGTGAGCTTGAACGAATCACCGCAGAGGAGAGACGCAACGAACCTCGACCTGGCACTGAGAGAGACTGTCATGATGAGGATGTTGACCGAGATGATGGAGAAGGAGATGGTGGTGATAACGAAGAGGATGAGGTTGAAGAAAATCAAGTAGAAGAGAATGGAGAAAATGGATTAGACGTGGAAGAAGAGAACTGTGAGGACTTATCACAACATTTTGGAGATGTCgcgagagaagaagaaaatgtaagTGATGGAGAGAGTGGTGATGATATTTGGGATGATGAGAAGATACCGGATCCATTATCTTCcgacgaagacgaagaagaggTAGAACGAAGAGAGTTGCTTTCCAATAGTGTTGACAGTGAAGAGCTTTTGGCATTGGGGAAGACATTTGCTTGTGCAGCAGATTTCAAGTTGGCATTATTACGGTACTCTCTGAAGACCCGTTACGACATTAAAATGTACAAGTCTACATCAAGGAAGATGGGTGCGAGATGCTCTGATGTTGAGTCGAATTGCCCTTGGAGGATTTACTGTTCTTACGAACCAAGGAGGCACAAGATGCAAGTGAAAGTGTATATCAATGAGCATAATTGCATGAGATCAGGCTACTCAAAGATGCTTAAGGTATCGTCAATTGCTTGGCTGTTTGCGGAGAGGTTAAGGATCAACAGGAAGTTTACGAAAAAGGAGATGGCTGAAGAGGTCAAGAGAGAGTACAATTTGATTGTCACAGAGGAACAATGTGCAAAAGCGAAGTCTAAGCTATTCCGACAGAGAAAAACAAGCCATGAAGTGCATTTCTCACGTATATGGGATTATGAAGCCGAGATAAAAAGGTCCAATCAGTATACATCAATGGTTATTGAGACTATTCCCGGTGCTACTCCAGGAAGCAAGCAAAGGTTTGACAGGttatatgtttgtttcacaTCTCAAAGAGAATCTTGGATAGAATCATGTCGACCTATCATTGGGCTAGATGGTGCATTCTTGAAGTGGGATATTAAAGGGCATCTACTAGCTGCTGTAGGAAGAGATGGAGACAACAGGATTGTGCCAATTGCTTGGGCTGTTGTTGAGATTGAAAATAATGTGAACTGGGAATGGTTTGTGAAGCTTTTGAAATCGGATTTAGGACTGAAAGAAggagcaacaacaacaataatatcCGACAAGCAGAAGGTTTGTGGTGTGCtaatttttgcttttttttgtgTTGTGCTTATTTGATTGTGTTTTCTTATCAACAGGGACTTGTGAATGCTGTCAAGAATGAGCTTCCAGAAGCTGAACACTGAATGTGTTCAAGACATATCCTTGCAAACTGGAAAAGAGACAATAAAGATCCTGAATTAGAGAGATTATTTTGGAAGATAGCAGGAAGCTACACTCTAGGGGATTATCAAGAGCATATGGACACACTAAAAATATATTGCTCAGGTGCCTTTAACTCCCTTCAGAAAACAAACCCCAATACATGGTCAAGAGCTTTTTTAGGTTAGGATCAGATTGCAGTGACAACCTTAACAACCTTAATGAGTCATTCAACAAGACAATTAGAGAAGCTAGAAAAAAGCCATTGTTGGAAATGTTAGAGGATATAAGAAGGCAATGCATGGTTCGTAATGCCAAAAGAGCTATCATTGCTTCACATAGTAAGACTAAGTTCACAAAGAAAGTTCATTTGGAGGTTGAAAAGACTAAGGAAAAAGCAAAGGATTGCATCAGATATATGGCATGTGGGAATGTTCATGAAATTGATGATGGAGGTGTCGCCTATAGTGTTGATATGGATTTGAAAACATGCGGGTGTCTCAAGTGGCAGCTCAGAGGAATTCCATGTAT
This region of Brassica napus cultivar Da-Ae chromosome C5, Da-Ae, whole genome shotgun sequence genomic DNA includes:
- the LOC106398230 gene encoding uncharacterized protein LOC106398230, with the protein product MERPKKLDHKRRKKKATSSETIEEEHDAGKGRELERITAEERRNEPRPGTERDCHDEDVDRDDGEGDGGDNEEDEVEENQVEENGENGLDVEEENCEDLSQHFGDVAREEENVSDGESGDDIWDDEKIPDPLSSDEDEEEVERRELLSNSVDSEELLALGKTFACAADFKLALLRYSLKTRYDIKMYKSTSRKMGARCSDVESNCPWRIYCSYEPRRHKMQVKVYINEHNCMRSGYSKMLKVSSIAWLFAERLRINRKFTKKEMAEEVKREYNLIVTEEQCAKAKSKLFRQRKTSHEVHFSRIWDYEAEIKRSNQYTSMVIETIPGATPGSKQRFDRLYVCFTSQRESWIESCRPIIGLDGAFLKWDIKGHLLAAVGRDGDNRIVPIAWAVVEIENNVNWEWFVKLLKSDLGLKEGATTTIISDKQKGLVNAVKNELPEAEH